Proteins encoded within one genomic window of Aurantiacibacter spongiae:
- a CDS encoding GFA family protein has protein sequence MEARCQCGGLSATIADDARAMTVLCHCLDCQRLSGSAFGVMAYYPREAVVLRGPSREYTRTTDDGNGFASGFCPHCGSTVYAFPGKYPDMIGISLGALADPAFPRPARSVYERSRHDWVHLPADMPRHPMGRET, from the coding sequence ATGGAAGCGCGATGCCAGTGCGGCGGCCTGTCCGCCACGATTGCCGACGATGCGCGGGCGATGACGGTGCTGTGCCACTGCCTCGACTGCCAGCGGCTCAGCGGCTCGGCCTTTGGCGTGATGGCCTATTACCCGCGCGAAGCCGTCGTCCTGCGCGGCCCCAGCCGCGAATACACGAGAACAACCGATGACGGTAACGGCTTCGCAAGCGGTTTCTGCCCGCATTGCGGCAGCACCGTCTATGCCTTTCCCGGCAAGTATCCCGACATGATCGGCATATCGCTCGGCGCGCTGGCCGACCCCGCCTTCCCGCGCCCCGCCCGCTCCGTCTACGAACGCAGCCGGCACGACTGGGTGCACCTTCCCGCCGACATGCCCCGCCATCCGATGGGACGCGAAACATGA
- the gloB gene encoding hydroxyacylglutathione hydrolase, which yields MTDLHIHQFPCLSDNYGFLVHDPASGETTCIDTPDADEYLRQADAKGWRITQIWNTHWHPDHAGGNAAIKTATGCTIAAPAGEREKIAGVDRALDAGDELMLGNHRATVIDAGGHTSGHIAYHMAADTIAFVGDALFALGCGRMFEGTPDQFWASLARLKALPPETVMYCAHEYTKANALFAQHADPGNDALMAYAREVSAARKRGEATVPFVLQRELETNPFLRADDTEMQARWGGESAPETFAALRAAKDAF from the coding sequence ATGACCGACCTTCACATTCATCAGTTCCCCTGCCTGTCCGACAATTACGGCTTCCTCGTTCACGATCCGGCGAGCGGGGAGACCACCTGCATCGATACGCCCGATGCGGACGAATATCTGCGCCAGGCGGACGCGAAGGGCTGGCGGATAACGCAGATCTGGAACACCCACTGGCATCCCGATCACGCCGGTGGAAACGCGGCGATCAAGACAGCGACGGGTTGCACCATCGCCGCCCCCGCCGGTGAGCGGGAGAAGATCGCCGGCGTCGACCGCGCGCTGGACGCCGGGGACGAGCTGATGCTCGGCAATCACCGGGCCACGGTCATCGATGCGGGCGGTCACACCAGCGGCCATATCGCCTACCACATGGCCGCCGACACCATCGCCTTCGTCGGTGACGCGCTGTTCGCGCTGGGCTGCGGACGCATGTTCGAGGGGACGCCGGACCAGTTCTGGGCCAGCCTCGCCCGCCTCAAAGCCCTCCCGCCCGAGACGGTGATGTACTGCGCGCACGAATACACAAAGGCCAACGCGCTGTTCGCCCAGCACGCCGATCCCGGGAACGACGCTCTCATGGCCTACGCCCGAGAAGTCAGCGCCGCCCGCAAGCGGGGCGAGGCGACCGTGCCGTTCGTGCTGCAACGCGAACTCGAGACCAATCCCTTCCTGCGCGCCGACGATACCGAAATGCAGGCGCGCTGGGGCGGCGAGAGCGCACCCGAAACCTTTGCCGCATTGCGGGCGGCGAAGGACGCCTTCTAG
- a CDS encoding alpha/beta hydrolase, which yields MTDIHRCKGRREGNGGGARAVTAALVRLLAAFIAAFVAMPLAAQTDTTGATRIPLWEGGVPGFEDRRDIPEVSDEWWTRNINDPAIWHFAPPEWKRTGTAVLVMPGGGHENLVTTTEGVAVARWFAEQGVDAFVLYYRLFREAGSPWTVENARQDGERAMRTIRARAEASGIDPGRIGVIGFSAGGELARMTMLSPPVAPPGTPDAVDALDARPDFGILVFPGPLHADGETIGPGAPPALLSVAMDDECCADPTIELFLDYRAAGAPVELHAYQEGGHAYNMGEATDLVSLQNWPETITEWMIDRDLLPAPADRPVP from the coding sequence ATGACCGACATTCACCGTTGCAAAGGCCGGCGCGAGGGTAACGGGGGCGGGGCGCGTGCCGTCACCGCAGCGCTCGTTCGCCTCCTGGCGGCTTTCATCGCCGCGTTCGTTGCCATGCCGCTCGCCGCACAGACCGATACGACCGGGGCGACCCGCATTCCCCTGTGGGAGGGCGGCGTCCCCGGGTTCGAGGATCGGCGCGACATTCCCGAGGTCAGCGACGAGTGGTGGACGCGCAATATCAACGATCCCGCGATCTGGCATTTCGCCCCGCCCGAATGGAAACGCACCGGAACCGCGGTGCTCGTCATGCCGGGCGGCGGGCACGAGAACCTGGTCACGACCACCGAGGGCGTCGCGGTGGCGCGCTGGTTCGCGGAACAGGGGGTCGACGCCTTCGTGCTCTACTACCGCCTCTTTCGCGAAGCCGGCTCCCCCTGGACCGTCGAGAATGCGCGGCAGGATGGAGAGCGGGCCATGCGCACGATCCGCGCGAGGGCAGAAGCGTCGGGCATCGATCCGGGGCGTATCGGCGTGATCGGTTTCTCGGCGGGCGGGGAACTGGCGCGCATGACCATGCTCAGCCCACCCGTCGCGCCGCCGGGCACGCCCGACGCGGTGGATGCTCTCGACGCGCGGCCGGACTTCGGGATCCTCGTCTTTCCCGGCCCGCTTCACGCCGATGGGGAGACGATCGGACCTGGCGCCCCGCCAGCGCTCCTGTCGGTGGCGATGGACGACGAATGTTGTGCCGATCCCACGATCGAACTGTTCCTGGATTATCGCGCCGCCGGGGCACCGGTCGAACTCCACGCCTATCAGGAGGGCGGACACGCCTACAACATGGGCGAGGCTACCGACCTGGTCAGCCTGCAGAACTGGCCGGAAACCATCACCGAATGGATGATCGATCGCGACCTGCTGCCCGCTCCGGCCGATCGACCAGTGCCATAG
- a CDS encoding flavodoxin family protein, translating into MPLSAIAINCSLKSSDDEASSTDAMIHVLADAFGEHDIAVAETLRIADYTVLPGVTSDEGEGDDWPQLREKILAHDILIFGGPIWMGQIGSIAKRVLERMDAFTSETDDEGRMPSYSKVAVAAIVGNEDGAHWSSAQLFQSLNDTGWTIPAVAACYWVGEAMGSTDFKELDSTPDKIRTTAAMVAGNAAHLSGLLKDKPYPG; encoded by the coding sequence ATGCCGCTATCGGCCATCGCCATAAACTGCTCGCTCAAGTCGAGCGACGACGAAGCCAGTTCCACCGACGCCATGATCCACGTCCTCGCCGACGCGTTCGGGGAGCATGATATCGCGGTGGCGGAAACGCTGCGCATCGCCGACTATACCGTCCTGCCGGGTGTGACTTCGGACGAGGGCGAAGGCGACGACTGGCCGCAACTGCGCGAAAAGATCCTCGCCCACGACATCCTGATCTTCGGCGGCCCCATCTGGATGGGCCAGATCGGGTCCATCGCCAAGCGCGTGCTGGAACGCATGGATGCCTTCACGAGCGAGACGGACGACGAGGGCCGGATGCCGAGCTATTCCAAGGTTGCCGTGGCCGCCATCGTCGGTAACGAGGACGGCGCCCACTGGTCGAGCGCGCAGCTGTTCCAGTCACTCAACGATACCGGCTGGACTATCCCTGCCGTGGCCGCCTGTTACTGGGTGGGCGAGGCGATGGGGTCGACCGACTTCAAGGAACTGGACAGCACCCCCGACAAGATCAGGACAACGGCGGCGATGGTCGCCGGCAACGCCGCGCATCTTTCGGGACTGCTCAAGGACAAGCCGTATCCGGGTTGA
- a CDS encoding F0F1 ATP synthase subunit B family protein: MADAAQTPEVLASEPAQAYVEEGHGGAPVHAEPELLGYAPFQWVSVAMAVLLLIAFVYAKVHRSLAGGLDARIAAIRENLDEAKALRAEAEALREEYAGKIADAEKDAEAMLDNARREADSIVAKAEDDTTAMIARRERMAQDKIASAERQAVAELRAKAADASTAAAARLIRQNHTEAADRALADEAIASI, from the coding sequence ATGGCTGACGCAGCGCAAACTCCCGAAGTCCTCGCGTCCGAACCGGCGCAGGCCTATGTCGAGGAAGGGCATGGCGGGGCACCCGTCCATGCGGAGCCCGAATTGCTCGGCTACGCGCCGTTCCAGTGGGTTTCGGTCGCCATGGCGGTGCTGCTGCTGATCGCGTTTGTCTATGCCAAGGTGCATCGCTCGCTGGCCGGCGGGCTGGACGCGCGCATTGCCGCGATCCGGGAGAACCTCGACGAAGCGAAGGCCCTTCGCGCCGAGGCCGAGGCGCTGCGCGAGGAGTACGCGGGCAAGATCGCCGACGCCGAGAAGGATGCCGAAGCCATGCTCGACAACGCCCGGCGCGAGGCGGACTCGATCGTGGCAAAGGCGGAGGACGATACGACCGCCATGATCGCCCGCCGCGAGCGCATGGCGCAGGACAAGATCGCCTCCGCCGAACGGCAGGCCGTCGCCGAACTTCGGGCGAAGGCCGCCGACGCCTCGACCGCCGCCGCGGCCAGGCTGATCCGGCAGAACCACACCGAGGCCGCCGATCGGGCGCTGGCCGACGAGGCGATCGCCAGCATCTGA
- a CDS encoding F0F1 ATP synthase subunit B family protein produces MPQIAQLAETFASQIFWLLVIFGFIYFVIGRGMVPKVMETVGLRDKQIADDLAAAQKARDDADAAEETWRKRENANRERAQAVVAEAKSKAQAATEARVAEAQTGIDARLDEAEHRIAAARAEAAAEIEAVAAEAAQDIASRLADVSVSEAAARSAVQETMTHG; encoded by the coding sequence ATGCCCCAGATAGCCCAATTGGCCGAAACCTTCGCCAGCCAGATCTTCTGGCTGCTGGTGATCTTCGGCTTCATCTACTTCGTGATCGGCCGGGGCATGGTCCCCAAGGTCATGGAGACGGTGGGCCTGCGCGACAAGCAGATCGCCGACGATCTCGCCGCTGCGCAGAAGGCGCGCGACGATGCCGATGCGGCGGAGGAAACCTGGCGCAAGCGCGAAAACGCCAATCGCGAACGCGCGCAGGCCGTGGTGGCCGAGGCGAAGTCGAAGGCCCAGGCCGCGACCGAAGCCCGCGTGGCGGAGGCGCAGACCGGCATCGACGCAAGGCTGGACGAGGCGGAGCATCGGATCGCCGCCGCTCGCGCCGAAGCCGCTGCGGAAATCGAGGCGGTCGCCGCCGAGGCGGCGCAGGACATCGCCAGCCGCCTCGCCGATGTCAGCGTGAGCGAGGCCGCGGCCCGGTCCGCCGTGCAGGAGACGATGACCCATGGCTGA
- a CDS encoding F0F1 ATP synthase subunit C: MDLEAAKLLGAGFAAIGAGMAAIGVGNVFGSFLESALRNPGAADGQQGRLFIGFAAAELLGLLAFVVAMILIFVDV, encoded by the coding sequence ATGGATCTCGAAGCAGCCAAGCTCCTTGGTGCCGGTTTCGCGGCGATCGGTGCCGGCATGGCGGCCATCGGCGTGGGCAACGTATTCGGCTCGTTCCTGGAAAGCGCGCTGCGCAATCCGGGTGCCGCCGATGGCCAGCAGGGTCGCCTGTTCATCGGTTTCGCCGCGGCGGAACTCCTGGGCCTGCTGGCCTTCGTCGTGGCGATGATCCTGATCTTCGTCGACGTCTAA
- a CDS encoding F0F1 ATP synthase subunit A: MAAETAKVDPMHQFTIEPLFGSGNLDLAGYNIAFTNSALWMAITAVALWVFMIGGMKRELVPGRWQMMVESFTGFVDDMLEANVGKNGRKYVPYIFSLFMFILFANLLGLLPLGVIGLHPFTFTSHFTITGVLAIISFGIVLIVGFWKHGLHFFSLFIPSGTPLPMAIIIFPIELVSFLFRPFSLGLRLFVAMMAGHVLLEVLSSFVIDGWNAGAGYGVLVGIPAFLLMIAICALEILVAAIQAYVFALLSSLYINDAENLH; the protein is encoded by the coding sequence GTGGCAGCAGAGACGGCCAAGGTCGATCCCATGCACCAGTTCACCATCGAGCCGCTGTTCGGCTCGGGGAACCTGGACCTTGCGGGCTACAACATCGCGTTCACCAATTCGGCGCTGTGGATGGCCATCACGGCCGTCGCGCTGTGGGTGTTCATGATCGGCGGCATGAAGCGCGAGCTTGTGCCCGGCCGCTGGCAGATGATGGTGGAAAGCTTCACCGGTTTCGTCGACGACATGCTGGAAGCCAATGTCGGCAAGAACGGGCGTAAATACGTACCTTACATCTTCAGCCTGTTCATGTTCATCCTGTTCGCCAACCTGCTCGGCCTGCTGCCGCTGGGCGTGATCGGCCTGCACCCTTTCACCTTCACCAGCCATTTCACCATTACCGGCGTGCTGGCGATCATCTCGTTCGGAATCGTGCTCATCGTGGGGTTCTGGAAGCACGGGCTGCACTTCTTCAGCCTGTTCATCCCTTCGGGCACGCCGTTGCCGATGGCGATCATCATCTTCCCGATCGAGCTGGTCAGCTTCCTCTTCCGCCCCTTCAGTCTCGGCCTGCGGCTGTTCGTGGCGATGATGGCCGGCCACGTCCTGCTGGAAGTGCTGTCGAGCTTCGTCATCGACGGCTGGAACGCGGGCGCGGGCTACGGCGTGCTGGTCGGCATTCCGGCCTTCCTGCTTATGATCGCCATCTGCGCGCTGGAAATCCTCGTGGCCGCCATCCAGGCCTACGTCTTCGCGCTTCTCTCGTCGCTGTATATCAACGACGCGGAAAACCTTCACTAA
- a CDS encoding AtpZ/AtpI family protein → MSEDKPAREPIGEDARIDALEGRLKAVREREEQRNAPRMKGAGESEKLGNRVLSYLLGGILGGALIGWVIDRFADTSPWGLLVMLFLGIVVGFRNIIRISSRRPE, encoded by the coding sequence ATGAGCGAGGACAAGCCCGCACGGGAACCCATCGGTGAAGACGCGCGGATCGATGCGCTCGAAGGGCGGCTGAAAGCCGTACGAGAGCGCGAAGAACAGCGCAACGCACCGAGAATGAAGGGAGCGGGCGAGAGCGAGAAGCTCGGCAATCGCGTGCTCAGCTACCTTCTTGGCGGGATTCTCGGCGGTGCACTGATCGGCTGGGTCATCGACCGTTTCGCCGATACGTCGCCCTGGGGTCTGTTGGTGATGCTGTTCCTCGGAATAGTCGTCGGCTTCAGGAACATCATCCGGATTTCGAGCCGGCGCCCCGAATAG
- a CDS encoding YdbL family protein, translating to MMRSKSVIRTALAAGVALLGLALAAAPASAQRDPAYQSARAQGKVGEKMDGYLGIVGAATPELRRIVDDINIRRRAVYAQQAQANNATLEEYAFTAGCLAISRTSPGEMYQAPNGSWVERGSGPAQRDPRCP from the coding sequence ATGATGCGCAGCAAGTCCGTAATACGAACCGCCCTCGCCGCCGGCGTCGCCCTGCTGGGGCTGGCTCTGGCAGCGGCGCCCGCCAGCGCCCAGCGCGACCCGGCCTACCAGTCGGCCCGCGCCCAGGGGAAGGTGGGCGAAAAGATGGACGGCTATCTCGGCATCGTCGGCGCCGCCACGCCCGAGCTGCGCCGCATCGTCGACGACATCAACATCCGTCGCCGCGCGGTCTATGCCCAGCAGGCGCAGGCGAACAATGCCACGCTGGAGGAATACGCCTTCACCGCCGGGTGCCTCGCCATCAGCCGGACGTCGCCGGGCGAGATGTACCAGGCACCCAATGGCAGCTGGGTCGAGCGGGGCAGCGGCCCCGCGCAGCGCGATCCGCGGTGCCCGTAG
- a CDS encoding YnbE family lipoprotein, whose protein sequence is MRRWRARQRSAMAMLGAIPLAGCITLEAPDEPIVIELNINITQEVVYRLAEDAGNTIDENAEIF, encoded by the coding sequence ATGCGGCGATGGCGGGCGAGGCAGCGGTCGGCGATGGCGATGCTGGGAGCGATCCCGCTGGCCGGGTGCATCACGCTGGAGGCACCGGACGAGCCGATTGTGATCGAACTCAACATCAACATCACGCAGGAAGTCGTGTACCGGCTGGCAGAAGATGCCGGCAACACGATCGACGAGAATGCCGAGATCTTCTGA
- a CDS encoding intermembrane phospholipid transport protein YdbH family protein, translating into MAQEADAAQENRPQGRKRRIVRNAFRVVVALLAVAVLLAWFARYRIADDLIADAFRDAGVRATYDIESISPGRQVVANIVVGDPAQPDLTVERLELLTTPRFGLPDIRQLRVSGARLYGSWRGGQLSFGALDPLLFTGEDKPFRLPDVNLALADGRALIASDYGRIGLSLSGEGRLRDGFTGELAAVSDALAAGECAAERTTLYGTVSVDSERPHFTGPLRFDRFACPDSQIAMRDAAVQLDLTADARLTHVAADFAARTGGVELASARANGLTGGGEASWRDGVLTARYDLELGAVATPPARMDALALEGRLRASDDFARMETDGDLRGTGVAMGLDLDRTLGDVAEATRGTLLAPLLDRTGLNLARELRGGSSVTARYTLRRMDGATAIAIPEARLRGASGDTVLALSRGQIAPGAAGAPRLAGNFATGGDGLPRITGRMERAAGGALTMNLAMREYASGRSRLAIPRLSLKQDAGGGVTLDGEILASGPLPGGAVRGLVLPVDGRIAADGRLALWDGCRDVRFDRLAFSNLTLERQSLTLCPQPGVPILRYGANGLQLAAGATSLDLRGRLAETPIALRSGAVGFAWPGALVARDLDVALGPPATAQGFAIADLTANLSAPRLGGEFSGTDVFLASVPLDVTGARGTWSYADDRLGLSQAAFTLADRQEDARFEPLVARDAALTLAGNVIAADALLREPETDAAIARAAVVHDLGTGTGHADLTVDGVAFDANLQPLDLTHLALGVIANVRGTVSGEGRIDWTAQGLTSSGRFGSDSLDFAAAFGPVQGASGTVVFTDLLGLSTAPGQTLAVASVNPGIEVYDGTVAFQLRGGEVLAIEGGRWPFMGGTLIMRPVDITLGAEETRTYTMEIVGLEAARFIERTGIANIAATGTFDGVIPIVFDITGDGRLENGRLVSRPPGGHIAYVGDLTYADMSIYANYAFSALRDLQYDRMEIGMNGPLTGELVTQVRFAGIRQGPEAERNIVTRVLADLPIELRINIRAPFYGLINSLRSIQDPAAVRSPRDLGLVGADGRRLRDSVDQQTVDEQDEAAEAEAERQLRESLGEPAEKRPAPAGEDTGVQPPESEIMR; encoded by the coding sequence ATGGCGCAGGAAGCCGACGCGGCACAGGAAAACCGGCCACAGGGTCGCAAGCGCCGCATCGTGCGCAACGCCTTTCGCGTGGTCGTGGCGCTGCTGGCCGTAGCGGTGCTGCTGGCGTGGTTCGCCCGCTACCGCATCGCCGACGACCTGATCGCCGATGCCTTTCGCGACGCCGGCGTGCGCGCCACCTACGATATCGAGAGCATTTCCCCCGGTCGGCAGGTGGTCGCGAATATCGTGGTGGGTGATCCCGCGCAGCCCGACCTGACGGTGGAGCGGCTGGAGCTGCTGACGACGCCACGCTTCGGCCTGCCCGACATTCGCCAGCTGCGCGTAAGCGGGGCGCGCCTCTACGGCAGCTGGCGGGGCGGACAGCTGAGTTTCGGCGCGCTCGACCCGCTGCTCTTTACAGGAGAAGACAAGCCGTTCCGCCTGCCCGACGTCAACCTGGCGCTCGCCGATGGACGCGCGCTGATCGCCAGCGACTATGGGCGGATCGGCCTCTCGCTGTCGGGGGAGGGGCGGCTGCGCGACGGTTTTACCGGCGAACTGGCGGCGGTGAGCGATGCGCTTGCGGCCGGCGAATGCGCGGCGGAGCGCACGACGCTTTACGGGACCGTTTCCGTCGACAGCGAGCGCCCGCATTTCACCGGCCCCCTGCGGTTCGACCGGTTCGCCTGTCCGGACAGCCAGATCGCGATGCGCGACGCGGCGGTGCAGCTCGATCTCACGGCGGATGCCCGGCTCACCCACGTCGCCGCCGATTTCGCCGCACGAACGGGCGGGGTGGAACTGGCGAGCGCGCGGGCGAACGGTCTGACCGGCGGCGGCGAGGCGTCGTGGCGCGACGGGGTGCTTACCGCCCGCTACGATCTCGAACTGGGCGCAGTGGCAACGCCGCCGGCGCGGATGGACGCGCTGGCGCTGGAGGGGCGGCTGCGCGCTTCGGACGATTTCGCCCGGATGGAGACGGACGGCGATCTGCGGGGAACGGGCGTGGCGATGGGCCTCGACCTCGACCGCACGCTCGGCGACGTGGCGGAAGCGACGCGCGGGACGCTGCTCGCCCCGCTGCTCGACCGCACCGGCCTCAACCTCGCACGCGAATTGCGCGGGGGCAGCTCCGTCACCGCCCGCTATACCCTGCGGCGGATGGACGGCGCCACCGCGATCGCCATTCCCGAGGCGCGGCTGCGCGGAGCGAGCGGGGACACGGTACTGGCCCTGTCGCGCGGGCAGATCGCGCCGGGCGCGGCGGGCGCGCCGCGCCTGGCCGGCAATTTCGCGACCGGCGGTGACGGGCTGCCGCGCATCACCGGGCGCATGGAACGGGCGGCGGGCGGCGCGCTGACCATGAACCTTGCGATGCGCGAATACGCTTCCGGCCGGTCACGCCTCGCCATTCCGCGCCTGTCGCTGAAGCAGGACGCCGGCGGCGGGGTGACGCTGGATGGCGAGATCCTGGCGAGCGGTCCGCTCCCGGGCGGCGCGGTGCGGGGTCTGGTATTGCCGGTTGACGGACGCATCGCTGCGGACGGCAGGCTCGCCCTGTGGGACGGATGCCGCGATGTCCGCTTCGACCGGCTGGCCTTTTCCAACCTGACGCTGGAACGCCAGTCGCTGACGCTGTGCCCTCAGCCCGGCGTGCCCATCCTGCGTTATGGCGCCAACGGTCTGCAACTGGCGGCGGGTGCGACCTCGCTCGACCTGCGCGGACGACTGGCGGAAACGCCGATCGCGCTCAGGAGCGGGGCGGTCGGTTTCGCCTGGCCCGGTGCGCTGGTTGCGCGCGATCTCGACGTCGCTCTCGGCCCGCCGGCCACCGCGCAGGGGTTCGCCATAGCCGACCTCACCGCCAATCTCTCCGCGCCCCGGCTCGGCGGGGAGTTTTCCGGCACCGACGTGTTCCTCGCATCGGTCCCGCTGGACGTGACGGGGGCGCGGGGAACGTGGTCCTACGCCGACGACCGCCTCGGCCTATCGCAGGCGGCCTTCACGCTGGCGGACCGGCAGGAGGATGCGCGTTTCGAACCGCTCGTCGCCCGCGACGCGGCGCTGACGCTGGCGGGCAACGTCATCGCGGCCGACGCGCTGCTGCGGGAGCCGGAGACGGACGCCGCGATCGCCCGCGCCGCCGTCGTCCACGATCTTGGCACCGGCACCGGTCACGCCGACCTGACGGTGGACGGGGTCGCGTTCGACGCGAATCTCCAGCCGCTCGACCTGACGCACCTGGCGCTGGGGGTCATCGCCAATGTGCGTGGCACCGTATCGGGCGAGGGGCGTATCGACTGGACCGCGCAGGGGCTGACGAGCAGCGGCAGGTTCGGGAGCGATTCGCTCGACTTCGCCGCCGCTTTCGGCCCCGTGCAGGGGGCGAGCGGCACGGTGGTCTTCACCGACCTGCTCGGCCTCTCCACTGCGCCGGGGCAGACGCTGGCGGTCGCTTCGGTCAACCCGGGCATCGAGGTCTATGACGGCACCGTGGCCTTCCAGCTACGCGGCGGCGAAGTGCTTGCCATCGAGGGCGGGCGCTGGCCGTTCATGGGCGGCACGCTCATCATGCGACCGGTCGACATCACCCTGGGGGCCGAGGAAACCCGCACCTACACGATGGAGATCGTGGGGCTGGAGGCCGCGCGGTTCATCGAACGCACGGGCATCGCCAACATCGCCGCGACGGGCACGTTCGACGGCGTCATTCCCATCGTGTTCGATATCACCGGTGACGGGCGGCTGGAGAATGGTCGCCTCGTCTCTCGGCCGCCCGGCGGTCACATCGCCTATGTCGGCGACCTCACCTACGCGGACATGAGCATCTACGCGAACTACGCCTTTTCCGCCCTGCGCGATCTGCAATACGACCGGATGGAGATCGGCATGAACGGCCCGCTGACGGGCGAGCTGGTGACGCAGGTGCGCTTCGCCGGCATCCGCCAGGGGCCGGAGGCGGAGCGCAACATCGTCACCCGCGTTCTGGCCGACCTGCCGATCGAGCTGCGCATCAACATCCGCGCGCCGTTCTACGGGCTGATCAATTCGCTGCGCTCGATCCAGGATCCTGCCGCGGTCCGCTCGCCGCGCGACCTCGGGCTGGTGGGCGCGGACGGGCGCCGCCTGCGCGACAGCGTGGACCAGCAGACGGTGGACGAACAGGACGAGGCCGCCGAAGCCGAGGCCGAGCGACAATTGCGCGAATCCCTCGGCGAACCGGCCGAGAAAAGGCCCGCCCCCGCCGGCGAAGACACGGGCGTTCAGCCCCCGGAAAGCGAGATCATGCGATGA
- the radC gene encoding RadC family protein, with product MPAKAAGHRARLREKLLNGGPEALADYEVLEYLLFGALARGDTKPLAKRLLERFGSLSAVLNAEAAALKQVKGVSEATVGQLKIAALVARRMARSEVQDKPVLGSWQALLDYLAIDMAHLTVERVRVLYLNARNRLLLDHLVGDGTIDEAAIHVREVIRRGLDIGASALILVHNHPSGSPEPSRADIQITRQIAEAGRPLGLTVHDHVIVGREGHVSLRAKGLI from the coding sequence ATGCCTGCCAAGGCCGCCGGCCATCGCGCCCGGCTGCGCGAAAAGCTGCTCAATGGGGGGCCGGAAGCGCTGGCCGATTACGAGGTGCTCGAATACCTGCTGTTCGGCGCGCTCGCCCGCGGCGACACCAAGCCGCTCGCCAAGCGGTTGCTGGAACGCTTCGGCTCGCTGTCGGCGGTACTCAACGCCGAAGCCGCTGCGCTCAAGCAGGTGAAAGGCGTGAGCGAGGCGACGGTCGGCCAGCTGAAGATCGCCGCGCTCGTCGCCCGGCGCATGGCGCGCAGCGAGGTGCAGGACAAACCCGTGCTCGGCAGCTGGCAGGCGTTGCTCGATTACCTCGCCATCGACATGGCACACCTGACCGTGGAACGGGTGCGCGTGCTCTACCTCAATGCCCGCAACCGCCTGCTGCTCGATCATCTGGTGGGTGACGGCACGATAGACGAGGCGGCGATCCATGTGCGCGAGGTCATCCGGCGCGGGCTGGATATCGGCGCATCGGCGCTGATCCTCGTGCACAACCATCCCAGCGGCAGCCCCGAACCCAGCCGCGCCGATATCCAGATCACGCGCCAGATCGCCGAGGCGGGGCGCCCGCTCGGGCTGACCGTCCACGATCACGTGATCGTCGGGCGCGAGGGGCACGTCTCGTTAAGGGCCAAGGGGCTGATCTAG